From Streptomyces sp. HUAS MG91, the proteins below share one genomic window:
- the phoU gene encoding phosphate signaling complex protein PhoU, with protein sequence MRDAYHEELDSIGEGLVEMARLVGSAIGRATTAMLDADLKLAETVIAADQKVDDLQHELEARAIALLARQQPVATDLRIVVTSLRMSADLERSGDLAQHVAKLARLRFPERAVPHDLHATILEMGQLAQRLMAKAAEVIITKDVDLAMQLEQDDDEMDLLHRTLFQHLMDEKWKHGIETAVDVTLLGRYYERYADHAVAVAKRVVYLVTGEHADDVQAASATPSPAGEGA encoded by the coding sequence ATGCGTGACGCGTACCACGAGGAACTTGACTCGATCGGCGAGGGCCTGGTCGAGATGGCCCGCCTTGTCGGGTCGGCGATCGGGCGCGCCACCACGGCCATGCTCGACGCCGATCTGAAGCTGGCCGAGACCGTGATCGCCGCCGACCAGAAGGTGGACGATCTTCAGCACGAGCTGGAGGCGCGGGCCATAGCCCTGCTGGCGCGGCAGCAGCCGGTCGCCACCGACCTGCGGATCGTGGTCACCTCCCTGCGGATGAGCGCCGACCTGGAGCGCAGCGGCGACCTGGCCCAGCACGTCGCCAAGCTGGCCCGGCTGCGCTTCCCCGAGCGGGCCGTCCCGCACGACCTGCACGCGACCATCCTGGAGATGGGCCAGCTCGCGCAGCGCCTGATGGCGAAGGCGGCCGAGGTGATCATCACCAAGGACGTCGATCTGGCGATGCAGCTGGAGCAGGACGACGACGAGATGGACCTGCTGCACCGCACGCTCTTCCAGCACCTGATGGACGAGAAGTGGAAGCACGGCATCGAGACCGCGGTCGACGTGACGCTGCTCGGCCGGTACTACGAGCGGTACGCCGACCACGCCGTGGCCGTCGCCAAGCGCGTCGTCTACCTGGTGACGGGTGAGCACGCGGACGACGTGCAGGCGGCGAGCGCCACGCCGTCGCCGGCGGGCGAGGGCGCCTGA